TGCACTTTGGTAGCTTGGAAAAGCAGCCCATGCCTTCCTAGCTCAATCAGTGCCAAACCACAAAATCCCACTCGGAGTCAGCAGTGCCCAGCAAGAGGGGGAACCTGAGAACCACAGATCACTTCAGCACATGTTTCCTGGAAGACAGACCACATAGGACTTCCCAGCCAGGCAGGCACCTCCTTCAGGCTGCCCTGGATTGAGATAAGGGGTTTACTGCACTAGTTACTGATCTCACTGCAGGAGAGGCACAACACTCATTAGAAAGGTTTGTAGTTTCGACATAGAAGCAGCCTAGTAACAGtcatggtttttttcagtcaggAGAAGGCCTACTCAGCAGCTTTCTTTCCCTACCACCTCTGAACCTTCTTCAGAACAGCCGTGCAGGAAGCAGGGCAGATAGAGGCATTCCCACAGTCATTAACAGCTAGTCTTAAACAAACAACGGGAGAACTCCGGAACAGGCTGGAGCCCAGAGCCCCAGGGGCTGCATCCTTCCAGCTGCAAACAATGGAAATGCCCCTCAGCACACTGCAATGCCGGCTGGGGAAACCTGCATCTTAATTAGTGCCAGACTGGGTACTGCTTACAGTAATAGAGTTGTCCTAGGGGACCAGTGAGCCATCACAGGAAGTGACACAGTGACACGGTGCAGAGCTCTGCTTGCAGAAGATTAGAGTAACAGAAGATGCTGTGGAACACAGCAAAGATGTCTCAGGTCAGCCAAGGGCATGTCTGACCATGCGACCAAGTCATTTTGTGAGGTGTTCCACTGGTGCACCTCCACGTGGGAAGACCTTAAGAACCTCAATATAAAGTGTCACATGCATCAGactcctcaaaaaaaaaaaaaaaatcctcaattAAGTAGACTTCCTAAGCtatttgcattattaaaatCCACTACTGACCAATCAAACACTTACTACTGTGTATAAAGTAGGAGAACATAAGAGTCAAGGACTGCattttctggaaggaaaatttAGAGAGACAACCAGCAACAACCAGTCAGGGGAAAATATTCATGCTTTGGTCAAGGTGGCACTGAGCTTGTGAAAGCTGTACACAGTCtatcaagcaagaaagaacctGGGGTCTTCTCCAGAATATCATGATGGTggtattaattatttttgtttattattaaCTACATTTGTTAAGCAATATTCATTTCTCAGCAActtcccctccagctcccagaAGGCACATGGGTGCAGTTATTCACCATGCTGCACCTTCCTGTATGCTGTAAACAGGAGCTGGTACAAATTCCTCGACACCTGCATCATCCCCACGAAGACCTGCTGCGTCCAGGACCACTGGGGAGTCACCACTAGTGAGCTCCCTTCCCGCTTCTGCTGCAGATCCCACCCTGGTGTCCCTGACACAGTCATCGCTTCTTGTTGCTGAAAACTGGCAAGAGGGATACGAGAAACTGAATCACAACTGTTACTGCGATCATAAATACATCCAGATGCCTCCTATTCTTTCACATCAAGTTGCACATCAAGACAGTGCCTTACTGTCACCACAGGGACAATTCTTTTATAATCTCTGGCATTACATTCGAATCAGAAATCCAGATGCAAGACGTGACTTTGCATGGTTGTCCCCTGAGTGATCCAAATCTTCCAGGTTTATGCAAGCAACGTTTGAACCCTGGATGAGTATTTTGGATGTTAAGTCTAGACTAGACCCAGCCATCCCCCCACTAGCTGCGCAATCCAAATATGCACAAGTCTCAAAGGCCTTCTGAACAAGTCCTCTTAGGAAATAGACACCTTACCTTTGGCATGGAAAGTCCACCCAGCCCTAGAGTACTCCTGCAGTTGGACCCTCTCCTGTTGGTGAAGGTAGCAGACCTCACTGTAAAATTGGTGTTCAATGTAAACATAGGCAGCAGGGATAGCACCTGCCACCCCTTTGGCACCAAAAAAACCATTCACCTCTGGTGAGGCCAGAAGAATCCGATACTCAGCCCTAGTGCCCAGAATGAGGTCCATGTAAGCTTGTGTCAGGTTGAAGTAGCCAGTGCTAAGGTATATCCTGGCATCCCTTTCAGCCTCTGTCAGCAGCGTCTCTGTCACCATCTCATCTATTTGAATCCCAAAAGGTTTCATTTGGATTAAGGGATAAATCCAGGTGTCAGGTTCTGTTTTCAGACCCCCAGACGCTCGAGAGCCTTGCTGGGATAACAAGGAGCTGCCTTGCTGGCTGCTGTGGAAAGTCTTTGCATGAAGAAGTTCTTGTCGTGTCCTGGCAGAGTTGATCACCTCCATGACTCTTTGATTTGCTATCTCACAGTAAGCCACCTTGTCTCCTGCAGGAAAACCACAACAGATCACGTTTGAGACCTAAAGGTACAGAGCTCAGAGCCACGCATCACCTAGTATGTAGTGGGAAAAACTACAGACAGGACACCAATATCAGAACAAAAAGGAGCTAACACAAAGACCACACAATTTTCTTCCCTAAGTctcaaaaccagatttttttaaggttaGCAAAGCtacattacagaagaaaaacatcagctttAAGAACGATAAGAAACTTGACTAGCAGCAGCTTGAAAAAtccactgaaaaatgaaaagaccaGGGCAAACCTAAAATGGTAACCAAGAATGAACTGGAACATGCAAAATAAACCAGTGCCCACAGTCTAAGCTTACATCACACAGCAGTGCACAAGGCCAGGACAAAAAACTTATGATGCAATCAGCCTGACTGATAGATGCTCTTCTCTGCCCACTTCAACACTTGTTCTCAGTCTTCCTAATTCAATATTCATTTGATTCCCAGAATAGACTCAACTACAAAATATTAATTACCCGAAAGAGCTCTACATTCATGAAACTTTCAGAATATGTACACACAGAACATCTAGAATTATAGACATCAATATCAAAAATATAAAGAACCTTTCAAGGAATACAAGTTCTTATTTAAGGTCATGAGCAGCAGAATTATGAAGAAGCAATGAGACAGTTACAGAGGAACTTTTAGCCTTTGCGCTCTCTGCCACATTAGCTGGTGATAGCCACTGTGCTAAGAACACTCTGATAGATCCAGTCTCAAAACTCTAGCAATCTTGATTTTAATAATGGATGGCACAGATATGGGACACCCCCCAGTCTGTACACAATGGTCAGACACTCAGCAATTCAAAAATGGATGGAGTTGAAGTCATCCTTAAACCCCGGCTGTCACTCTCCTCCTCTGGATCGTATCATCCAACCAGAGAAGACAACTCCCTCCTACCTTGGTACGGGTGCACCATCCCCTCCATCATCTGGACTGTATCATCTCGCTGTAATTGCAGAGACACATCTCCAATCGCATCCACTAGCTCCGTGAAGAAGTCTGCAATCTCAGGAGAATCCTGCAGGAGAACATAGCGGTCCTGACGATTGGTGAAGTACAAATCACTCAGGTTTGCGctaggagagaaaaagaagagttgaGCTCCAGAACAGAGCATAGGCATATGATCCTGAACACCCCAGCCTAGGTTACAGATCTCACTCTGCATACAACTGGACTAAAGTACAAATTGGCCATTTCCTTTTGAATCTcgagaaatgtttcttttttccttttgagaaaGGCTCTCTCTTTCGTATGAGAATCTCACGTGGAAGAGCTGTGGTTACTCTTCCATCTCAGAGGAGCGTTGATATGATCACTCACTATAGAAAGACCAGATGCAAATAATGAAGTTCAGACAACATTGGTAGCATGCATACCTTGCCTCAAAACCTCAGCTAAATGAACCATATAAGGGCCTAAAGAGGCAGGACTCACCCGCTCAGGATCACATTGTCATCAAAGAGATAGACCTTGATGTGCTGCAGTCCAATGGTCTCATTAAAACGCTCTGGAATCAGGAGCCTGAGAAGTCCACGCAGGTTTGGGGTGTGGAAGAGGGACACACGGACTTGCTCAGGAAATCGCTGCAGCAATGGAATTAGCATCGTTCGAGAATTCTTCCTGCCTGGGAGACAAGGGGAGTTTCACACTCAGGATCACACCAGACAGGGGATACATCACGGCATGGCACCACAGCTCCTCAGCTAGAAGCTGGTTACAGAATGAGCAGGCATCGCATCTGCTGGCACTTGATgtgttctccttttttcttttttctaaattgcCTTCATTTGCACTATGTCAATATCGAAATCGACATCCAGAACTGTAAGTTCTTTGATGAACGGGCCTTGGAAACAGTCACTGAGCAGGTCTGACACCATTCAAGCTTCTTAATCAAGCCACACCTAGCACTAGTAACATACTACAGTCACCACAAAGGTTTCTGCTTAAGTCTACTGCTACTTCCAACAATTCCcactttcctttcaaaatgaaaatacaagagCATGATGGATAAGGGCAAATGCACTGACAGATGAACTACACAAGAAAGCACAAGTTGCACAGAGCAGAGTTTGGCCCTTCTCACTCCTACCAcctattttcagaagaaaagctgctcAGCTTGAACATTTTCTGGGAACAAGTAGTTACTGGTATACAAAAGGCCAGTTTTGAAAGGTATATGATTTAAGCAAGTAGGTCCAATTGGTTAAGACAGCCTCTCCCTGAAAAAACAGTTTATCCAGCCTAACTGTAAAATAAGCctttgaagaaagcaaagcatcATAATATCTACCCCGAGATCCCCTGGTGTAGTCAAGAAGAATGGAAACTTTGAGGTTAGACGATCCTTTTGCTTGCAGTGATTTCTCCAGTGTTTCTTCTAAGCAATCAACCTGCagagagagatttctctactcattacagaaagcaaataaagctTTATAAGGAAAGCATTCAGCAGCCAGGAGGCTGGTGGTCGTGAAAGCTTCCACACCCTGGTATGAGTCTTTCCTAATCATGCAAAACACTGCTAGTTTAGACTTTGCATCTGTCAGACTGGCATCCTACTCTATCAGCCTAAAGCAATACATGAAAGGGCATAGATTTTACATGCGCACATTCTTCAAGCCTCTAAAGAACAATTAATATTAGCAGAAAAAGTCCCAACATCATTCACAAATCACAGATTTGCATTACCAAAAAGAAACCTTGGTAGTTCACAACAATGCAGAAGCAGTTTTATTCCTTAACTACAAGGCTGTTTGTCACATGCAAATTCAAATCTTGTGTACAAGTCCAGACAAAGCCAGGCATAAAACCCTGTGCAGGACTCTCCACCTTTACCCTGCTGTGGAATTTGCATTCTAACATAAGAAATTGGCCAAGGTCAGGCTTCCCTAAAGGTCTTAGGTAATGCTTTTGTTTCTAGACGGAAGAACAGGAAACAGATAAGGTAAACAACATGAAGGAAAACTGACCTCTGTCTTAAATGCAGAGAGCTAATACTGCATCTGCATACTGTGCTTGGAGGACAAAACATAACACTACATACACACAACTCTAATCATGTTCaaggaaaatgccagaaaaaaaaattgcccatGATCCCATGGTTCTGCAGAAACCCTTTGAAAACTATACCAGTAACCTCTAACGGTCTGAAAGATCCAGGCTCATTATCCCGTGGAAAAATTCAGTAGTTCCATGGCTCTGTACTAGGACTAAAACAGAAACTCCTTGCGCCTCCCTTCCaaattcctccctcccccaccccacgtACTCCAAGTACACAAATGCAGCCAGGAACCCTGAGAACACTctgaaggagaggagaaaacacaCATAAAGTGAATCCCTATATGGAAGTTTTAAGGTCATTACAAGCTCACAAATTGTAGCTCACGTACACCTCTTGTacccacaggaacaggatgttTTTTGCAAAGGcaggcattttctttctgcattcactttctccccttcccaaaCCCTTTCCACACTCACCAGCTCCTGTTCAAGGAGCCCAGTTCCCAGGTATAGTGAAGCCATCACCACTCGCTGCTTGGCTGTTTTTATCTGCACCTGGGAATAGCAGAAAATAAGTTCAGTTTCATCCTTGGTCTCTGTGATCACTAGGAACTAATGATCCAGACCACTGAAGAGCTGTGGTTCCCCTGAGGAGAATCACTTTAGCCAAATCATAGCATCGTCTCCCTCGCCTTGTAGAAGGAAAGGCACAAGGATAACACACGATGGCAAAGATGTAAAACACACAGGTCTTTACAGAGCAACATCAGCACCATTGTTGCATCCAGAAATCAAGGAAGAAATCAATGCTTTTTGGAAAACTGAGGAACACATTCCCTGCTCTTAAAACTATTACATACAAGAGCAGTTAATAAGCAGTAGCTACAACATTGGGATTGTATCAGTACTGGCAATCACAGCTTTCATTCCACAACTGCTTTAATCCTTTGTACCCCATCCTGTGAACTAGCTAGAACCTAGAGACCTTTGTTTACAGagctctcctcctttcccctgtGCTCACCACTGATGCTGCAGGGGATGGTAGCTGCTGCCTTCATGGCCCACCCAAGTCTCTTTCTCCAACAGCTTAACATGGCGATTTAAGATCATGTTTCAGAAGTACTGGAATTTGCTTTAAACACACATTGTGAAAAGACTCAAACTGAGCTAAACAAAGAAATTCTCACCTTAGCCCTACTACTTACCTAAGAGATACAGTATTACAGGATTCACACTGTAATGACCCAAGAGACCTTTGGGAGGGATTGAGGGAGCTGTGCTTGTTTTGTATTGCAGAGAGGAGGCTGGGAGGCTGGTCTAACAGCAGCCTGTGACTACTTGAAGTGTAGTTACAAAGATGACAGAGCCAAACTCTTCTTGGTAGTtacagctgagcagcagccacAAAGAGCTTTGGAAAGTTCAGGGCTGACACCAGAATAAAATTGTAAACTACTAAAATGACGCAGCACTGGAACTGCTCGACCAGAGGCAGAACCTCCATCCTCAGCCATTTTCAAGACTCAGCTAGACAAAGCCTGCCTAACCTGATCTAGTGTTGA
This DNA window, taken from Haliaeetus albicilla chromosome 12, bHalAlb1.1, whole genome shotgun sequence, encodes the following:
- the PGS1 gene encoding CDP-diacylglycerol--glycerol-3-phosphate 3-phosphatidyltransferase, mitochondrial isoform X2, translating into MMLRSVLPPFACVFLFLDLALVIQLGLWKSERSSWLLLAPLLTPPVPVITAPPCSLCPEGAHRFQWIRNLVPEFGISSSHVKVLSSPAEFYELLKVQIKTAKQRVVMASLYLGTGLLEQELVDCLEETLEKSLQAKGSSNLKVSILLDYTRGSRGRKNSRTMLIPLLQRFPEQVRVSLFHTPNLRGLLRLLIPERFNETIGLQHIKVYLFDDNVILSGANLSDLYFTNRQDRYVLLQDSPEIADFFTELVDAIGDVSLQLQRDDTVQMMEGMVHPYQGDKVAYCEIANQRVMEVINSARTRQELLHAKTFHSSQQGSSLLSQQGSRASGGLKTEPDTWIYPLIQMKPFGIQIDEMVTETLLTEAERDARIYLSTGYFNLTQAYMDLILGTRAEYRILLASPEVNGFFGAKGVAGAIPAAYVYIEHQFYSEVCYLHQQERVQLQEYSRAGWTFHAKGLWLYLAGSDLPCLTLIGSPNFGYRSVHRDLEAQVAIVTENKALQQQLHQEQEQLYLCSGVVSSSTFEQPNRYVKLWVKLVTPLIKNFF
- the PGS1 gene encoding CDP-diacylglycerol--glycerol-3-phosphate 3-phosphatidyltransferase, mitochondrial isoform X4, translating into MKFSGLGLRLRECAWRRGSSWLLLAPLLTPPVPVITAPPCSLCPEGAHRFQWIRNLVPEFGISSSHVKVLSSPAEFYELLKVQIKTAKQRVVMASLYLGTGLLEQELVDCLEETLEKSLQAKGSSNLKVSILLDYTRGSRGRKNSRTMLIPLLQRFPEQVRVSLFHTPNLRGLLRLLIPERFNETIGLQHIKVYLFDDNVILSGANLSDLYFTNRQDRYVLLQDSPEIADFFTELVDAIGDVSLQLQRDDTVQMMEGMVHPYQGDKVAYCEIANQRVMEVINSARTRQELLHAKTFHSSQQGSSLLSQQGSRASGGLKTEPDTWIYPLIQMKPFGIQIDEMVTETLLTEAERDARIYLSTGYFNLTQAYMDLILGTRAEYRILLASPEVNGFFGAKGVAGAIPAAYVYIEHQFYSEVCYLHQQERVQLQEYSRAGWTFHAKGLWLYLAGSDLPCLTLIGSPNFGYRSVHRDLEAQVAIVTENKALQQQLHQEQEQLYLCSGVVSSSTFEQPNRYVKLWVKLVTPLIKNFF
- the PGS1 gene encoding CDP-diacylglycerol--glycerol-3-phosphate 3-phosphatidyltransferase, mitochondrial isoform X1 yields the protein MAAAGSGRRAGLMAAAAAAGGAALWRRLSAWLPRGRLGLAALLGRLSDRLSRGRDRRARRSSWLLLAPLLTPPVPVITAPPCSLCPEGAHRFQWIRNLVPEFGISSSHVKVLSSPAEFYELLKVQIKTAKQRVVMASLYLGTGLLEQELVDCLEETLEKSLQAKGSSNLKVSILLDYTRGSRGRKNSRTMLIPLLQRFPEQVRVSLFHTPNLRGLLRLLIPERFNETIGLQHIKVYLFDDNVILSGANLSDLYFTNRQDRYVLLQDSPEIADFFTELVDAIGDVSLQLQRDDTVQMMEGMVHPYQGDKVAYCEIANQRVMEVINSARTRQELLHAKTFHSSQQGSSLLSQQGSRASGGLKTEPDTWIYPLIQMKPFGIQIDEMVTETLLTEAERDARIYLSTGYFNLTQAYMDLILGTRAEYRILLASPEVNGFFGAKGVAGAIPAAYVYIEHQFYSEVCYLHQQERVQLQEYSRAGWTFHAKGLWLYLAGSDLPCLTLIGSPNFGYRSVHRDLEAQVAIVTENKALQQQLHQEQEQLYLCSGVVSSSTFEQPNRYVKLWVKLVTPLIKNFF
- the PGS1 gene encoding CDP-diacylglycerol--glycerol-3-phosphate 3-phosphatidyltransferase, mitochondrial isoform X3, translated to MREASTEEKMPFASCHPPKHDCEQSSWLLLAPLLTPPVPVITAPPCSLCPEGAHRFQWIRNLVPEFGISSSHVKVLSSPAEFYELLKVQIKTAKQRVVMASLYLGTGLLEQELVDCLEETLEKSLQAKGSSNLKVSILLDYTRGSRGRKNSRTMLIPLLQRFPEQVRVSLFHTPNLRGLLRLLIPERFNETIGLQHIKVYLFDDNVILSGANLSDLYFTNRQDRYVLLQDSPEIADFFTELVDAIGDVSLQLQRDDTVQMMEGMVHPYQGDKVAYCEIANQRVMEVINSARTRQELLHAKTFHSSQQGSSLLSQQGSRASGGLKTEPDTWIYPLIQMKPFGIQIDEMVTETLLTEAERDARIYLSTGYFNLTQAYMDLILGTRAEYRILLASPEVNGFFGAKGVAGAIPAAYVYIEHQFYSEVCYLHQQERVQLQEYSRAGWTFHAKGLWLYLAGSDLPCLTLIGSPNFGYRSVHRDLEAQVAIVTENKALQQQLHQEQEQLYLCSGVVSSSTFEQPNRYVKLWVKLVTPLIKNFF